One genomic region from Panthera tigris isolate Pti1 chromosome D1, P.tigris_Pti1_mat1.1, whole genome shotgun sequence encodes:
- the LOC102965347 gene encoding nicotinamide N-methyltransferase-like has protein sequence MALQESTALDFYQTYFEPMVYLDYFKMGQSPVGDDCLYFLLKHYNTIFKSGGLKGKLLIDIGSGPSIYQLLSACESFEEIIATDYTDKNRLELEKWLKKIPGAFDWSPVVKYVCELEGDRDKWADKEERLRRTVTQVLKCDVNKEQPLEPAVLPLADCVLSSLCLEAACLTQEAFRAALRHIRTLLRPRGHLVLGGGFDTTFYMVGAKKFPCLPLKEKFVCEALQKSGFTIEKLETAPRAAETMSDEQSDYTAMFVVVAQRND, from the exons ATGGCTCTTCAGGAATCCACAGCGCTGGATTTCTACCAGACATATTTTGAACCCATGGTCTACCTGGACTACTTCAAGATGGGCCAGAGCCCTGTGGGTGATGATTGCCTCTACTTCCTGCTAAAACACTACAacaccatttttaaatcag GTGGGCTGAAAGGAAAGCTCCTGATTGACATTGGCTCTGGGCCCAGCATTTACCAGCTCCTCTCCGCCTGCGAGTCTTTTGAGGAGATAATCGCCACTGACTACACGGACAAGAACCGCCTGGAGCTGGAAAAGTGGCTGAAGAAGATTCCAGGGGCGTTCGACTGGTCCCCAGTGGTGAAATATGTGTGTGAGCTTGAGGGGGACAG AGACAAGTGGGCTGACAAGGAGGAGCGGCTAAGGAGAACCGTGACCCAGGTGCTCAAGTGTGATGTGAATAAAGAACAGCCCCTGGAACCTGCAGTCCTGCCCCTGGCGGACTGCGTCCTTTCCTCCCTGTGCCTTGAGGCTGCCTGCCTCACCCAGGAGGCCTTCCGGGCTGCCCTGCGCCACATCAGGACCCTGCTCCGGCCCAGGGGCCATCTGGTGCTGGGCGGGGGCTTTGATACCACCTTCTACATGGTGGGGGCGAAGAAgttcccctgccttcccctgaaGGAGAAATTCGTGTGTGAGGCTCTGCAGAAGTCCGGCTTCACCATCGAGAAGCTGGAGACGGCTCCGCGGGCAGCTGAGACCATGTCGGATGAGCAGTCAGACTACACCGCGATGTTCGTCGTCGTGGCCCAGAGAAATGACTGA